The Xiphophorus hellerii strain 12219 chromosome 5, Xiphophorus_hellerii-4.1, whole genome shotgun sequence genome window below encodes:
- the sp2 gene encoding transcription factor Sp2 isoform X2: MSWSSRLWRANVVMSEQQDSMATVAVSPSEYLQPSTASTQDTQPSPLALLAATCSKIGPPAAQAPVTSPPAQPQPRRLQPIKPAPIAPAPPKNLGFLSAKGNVIQLPPGLSPSAPGSPIVLTIQQSPARTNAAGPANIQYQMMPQIQVMPQGGQIQLIPGTNQAIITTPMTMPAAAAATPVTPQKTVAIKPSLKVRKPNSAAANLMQLPAGLTLPLNVATGEVGGSPVVTETASSPPMPGKGRRGRKKKVVLPAEPPPTQAASPPPEQMETILIEAGDNIIQAGNNLLIVQSPGQPPMVQQVQVVQPKAESQLIQIPQQALKVVKAASATLPPVPQKQPVTPSLQVTPPEPTSTQILFKTASGEWQSVQLQDPGSKTTSPTTSVAPTPPTSPPAGSKRTQAGARKERTLAKIAPAGGMIAFSPSQLSSAAQAVQTISINGVQVQGVPVTITNAGGQQHLTVQTVHGGGLQLAAAQGQPTIQVDQTLTLELPGQPGEKKRRMACTCPNCKDADKRPGEVGKRKHICHVAGCEKTFRKTSLLRAHVRLHTGERPFVCNWVFCGKRFTRSDELQRHARTHTGDKRFECSQCKKRFMRSDHLTKHYKTHINTKNL, encoded by the exons ATGTCTTGGTCTTCAAGGCTGTGGAGAGCGAATGTCGTCATGAGCG AACAACAGGACAGTATGGCCACTGTTGCTGTTAGTCCAAGTGAATACCTTCAGCCCTCCACTGCTTCTACACAA GACACACAACCGTCTCCTCTGGCCCTTCTGGCTGCTACTTGCAGTAAAATCGGACCTCCCGCCGCTCAGGCGCCCGTCACCTCTCCTCCAGCTCAGCCGCAGCCTCGCAGGCTTCAGCCCATAAAGCCCGCCCCCATCGCACCAGCTCCGCCCAAAAACCTGGGTTTCCTCTCAGCGAAGGGCAATGTGATCCAGCTGCCGCCCGGTTTGAGCCCATCCGCTCCCGGCAGTCCCATCGTGCTTACGATCCAGCAGAGTCCCGCTCGCACCAACGCCGCCGGGCCCGCCAACATCCAGTACCAGATGATGCCGCAGATCCAGGTGATGCCGCAGGGCGGTCAGATCCAGCTCATCCCAGGCACCAACCAGGCCATCATCACCACTCCCATGACCATGCCGGCGGCCGCTGCGGCGACTCCGGTCACGCCTCAGAAGACCGTAGCCATCAAACCGTCGCTGAAGGTACGGAAGCCAAACAGCGCCGCTGCGAACTTGATGCAGCTGCCCGCCGGACTCACTCTACCCCTCAACGTTGCAACCGGAGAAGTGGGCGGGTCTCCGGTTGTCACGGAGACGGCCTCCTCGCCTCCCATGCCTGGAAAGGGGCGAAGAGGGAGGAAGAAGAAAGTGGTTCTGCCAGCCGAACCGCCGCCGACTCAGGCCGCCTCGCCGCCACCGGAGCAGATGGAGACCATTTTGATTGAAGCCGGAGATAACATAATACAG GCGGGAAACAATTTGCTGATCGTCCAGAGTCCTGGGCAGCCACCTATGGTGCAGCAGGTCCAGGTGGTTCAGCCCAAGGCAGAGTCTCAGTTGATCCAGATTCCCCAGCAGGCTTTGAAAGTGGTGAAAGCTGCGTCTGCCACGCTGCCCCCGGTCCCACAGAAACAGCCTGTCACTCCGAGTCTGCAGGTGACTCCACCGGAACCAACATCAACCCAG aTCCTCTTCAAAACAGCTTCAGGCGAGTGGCAGTCAGTTCAACTACAAGACCCAGGCTCAAAGACCACGAGCCCTACCACCTCTGTTGCGCCCACGCCCCCCAcatcgccccctgctggcagcAAGAGGACGCAGGCCGGGGCGCGAAAGGAGCGCACTCTGGCAAAGATCGCCCCAGCAGGAGGGATGATCGCATTCAGTCCGTCGCAACTGTCCTCTGCAGCGCAAGCAGTGCAGACGATCAGCATCAACGGGGTTCAGGTCCAGGGGGTTCCAGTCACCATCACCAACGCAGGAG GCCAACAGCACCTGACGGTGCAGACGGTGCATGGCGGAGGCCTGCAGCTGGCAGCAGCGCAGGGCCAGCCGACCATCCAGGTAGACCAGACGCTGACGCTGGAGCTGCCGGGTCAGCCAGGGGAGAAGAAACGTCGCATGGCCTGCACATGCCCCAACTGCAAAGATGCAGACAAGAG GCCCGGGGAAGTGGGGAAGAGGAAACACATCTGCCACGTCGCTGGCTGCGAGAAGACGTTCAGGAAAACGTCGCTCCTCAGAGCCCACGTCCGGCTGCACACGGGGGAGAGGCCTTTCGTCTGCAACTGGGTTTTCTGCGGGAAACGTTTCACACGCAGCGACGAGCTGCAGAGGCACGCGAGGACGCACACAG gagACAAACGCTTCGAGTGCAGTCAGTGTAAGAAACGCTTCATGAGGAGCGACCACCTGACAAAGCATTACAAAACTCACATAAACACCAAGAACttatga
- the sp2 gene encoding transcription factor Sp2 isoform X1 yields the protein MSWSSRLWRANVVMSEQQDSMATVAVSPSEYLQPSTASTQQDTQPSPLALLAATCSKIGPPAAQAPVTSPPAQPQPRRLQPIKPAPIAPAPPKNLGFLSAKGNVIQLPPGLSPSAPGSPIVLTIQQSPARTNAAGPANIQYQMMPQIQVMPQGGQIQLIPGTNQAIITTPMTMPAAAAATPVTPQKTVAIKPSLKVRKPNSAAANLMQLPAGLTLPLNVATGEVGGSPVVTETASSPPMPGKGRRGRKKKVVLPAEPPPTQAASPPPEQMETILIEAGDNIIQAGNNLLIVQSPGQPPMVQQVQVVQPKAESQLIQIPQQALKVVKAASATLPPVPQKQPVTPSLQVTPPEPTSTQILFKTASGEWQSVQLQDPGSKTTSPTTSVAPTPPTSPPAGSKRTQAGARKERTLAKIAPAGGMIAFSPSQLSSAAQAVQTISINGVQVQGVPVTITNAGGQQHLTVQTVHGGGLQLAAAQGQPTIQVDQTLTLELPGQPGEKKRRMACTCPNCKDADKRPGEVGKRKHICHVAGCEKTFRKTSLLRAHVRLHTGERPFVCNWVFCGKRFTRSDELQRHARTHTGDKRFECSQCKKRFMRSDHLTKHYKTHINTKNL from the exons ATGTCTTGGTCTTCAAGGCTGTGGAGAGCGAATGTCGTCATGAGCG AACAACAGGACAGTATGGCCACTGTTGCTGTTAGTCCAAGTGAATACCTTCAGCCCTCCACTGCTTCTACACAA CAGGACACACAACCGTCTCCTCTGGCCCTTCTGGCTGCTACTTGCAGTAAAATCGGACCTCCCGCCGCTCAGGCGCCCGTCACCTCTCCTCCAGCTCAGCCGCAGCCTCGCAGGCTTCAGCCCATAAAGCCCGCCCCCATCGCACCAGCTCCGCCCAAAAACCTGGGTTTCCTCTCAGCGAAGGGCAATGTGATCCAGCTGCCGCCCGGTTTGAGCCCATCCGCTCCCGGCAGTCCCATCGTGCTTACGATCCAGCAGAGTCCCGCTCGCACCAACGCCGCCGGGCCCGCCAACATCCAGTACCAGATGATGCCGCAGATCCAGGTGATGCCGCAGGGCGGTCAGATCCAGCTCATCCCAGGCACCAACCAGGCCATCATCACCACTCCCATGACCATGCCGGCGGCCGCTGCGGCGACTCCGGTCACGCCTCAGAAGACCGTAGCCATCAAACCGTCGCTGAAGGTACGGAAGCCAAACAGCGCCGCTGCGAACTTGATGCAGCTGCCCGCCGGACTCACTCTACCCCTCAACGTTGCAACCGGAGAAGTGGGCGGGTCTCCGGTTGTCACGGAGACGGCCTCCTCGCCTCCCATGCCTGGAAAGGGGCGAAGAGGGAGGAAGAAGAAAGTGGTTCTGCCAGCCGAACCGCCGCCGACTCAGGCCGCCTCGCCGCCACCGGAGCAGATGGAGACCATTTTGATTGAAGCCGGAGATAACATAATACAG GCGGGAAACAATTTGCTGATCGTCCAGAGTCCTGGGCAGCCACCTATGGTGCAGCAGGTCCAGGTGGTTCAGCCCAAGGCAGAGTCTCAGTTGATCCAGATTCCCCAGCAGGCTTTGAAAGTGGTGAAAGCTGCGTCTGCCACGCTGCCCCCGGTCCCACAGAAACAGCCTGTCACTCCGAGTCTGCAGGTGACTCCACCGGAACCAACATCAACCCAG aTCCTCTTCAAAACAGCTTCAGGCGAGTGGCAGTCAGTTCAACTACAAGACCCAGGCTCAAAGACCACGAGCCCTACCACCTCTGTTGCGCCCACGCCCCCCAcatcgccccctgctggcagcAAGAGGACGCAGGCCGGGGCGCGAAAGGAGCGCACTCTGGCAAAGATCGCCCCAGCAGGAGGGATGATCGCATTCAGTCCGTCGCAACTGTCCTCTGCAGCGCAAGCAGTGCAGACGATCAGCATCAACGGGGTTCAGGTCCAGGGGGTTCCAGTCACCATCACCAACGCAGGAG GCCAACAGCACCTGACGGTGCAGACGGTGCATGGCGGAGGCCTGCAGCTGGCAGCAGCGCAGGGCCAGCCGACCATCCAGGTAGACCAGACGCTGACGCTGGAGCTGCCGGGTCAGCCAGGGGAGAAGAAACGTCGCATGGCCTGCACATGCCCCAACTGCAAAGATGCAGACAAGAG GCCCGGGGAAGTGGGGAAGAGGAAACACATCTGCCACGTCGCTGGCTGCGAGAAGACGTTCAGGAAAACGTCGCTCCTCAGAGCCCACGTCCGGCTGCACACGGGGGAGAGGCCTTTCGTCTGCAACTGGGTTTTCTGCGGGAAACGTTTCACACGCAGCGACGAGCTGCAGAGGCACGCGAGGACGCACACAG gagACAAACGCTTCGAGTGCAGTCAGTGTAAGAAACGCTTCATGAGGAGCGACCACCTGACAAAGCATTACAAAACTCACATAAACACCAAGAACttatga